The Syntrophus gentianae genome includes a region encoding these proteins:
- the recJ gene encoding single-stranded-DNA-specific exonuclease RecJ, with product MPDADRDVQHLLARELGIHWIVSSILIGRDIRTPDDARRYLYPSLHDLHNPFLMKDMLPGVDRLIAAVYKKEKVVVYGDYDADGITSVAVLVRFLREIQADVSYYIPDRMEEGYGLNQKAIDKIKDSGAALIITVDCGISDRDEVLYASSMGLDTVILDHHEVSGPLPKAVAAINPKRPDDSFPMKHLAAVGIVFNFLIALRGSLRKNGFWHNKPYPNLKEYLDLVALGTIGDICPMIDENRIFCRVGLELLTEGKRAGIRALKEISGLESSTVDSEKASFSLIPRINAAGRVGLPEEAVELLLSDSVVETRELALKLENYNRKRRALEKAILDDIIDNIENTTDSRNRTAFVLASDKWHPGVIGIVASKIADRYDRPAILISLKDGVGKGSGRSIANFNIFQGLKECEDCLISYGGHRYAAGISILEEDIEKFSDLLDEIVRENLQQSDSVSATVIEAQCHLNDITHELLSQMELLAPFGSRNPEPVLCVRNVNFLSPSIVGKNHLRMRVSESGVSRNTIWFSQGHFIHDLNDSSLDIAFTPQINYWNGSSDIQLKMKDIAISGN from the coding sequence TTGCCCGACGCCGACAGGGATGTGCAGCATCTTCTTGCCAGAGAACTCGGAATTCATTGGATTGTTTCTTCTATCCTGATTGGCCGGGACATTCGGACGCCCGACGATGCCCGCAGATATCTCTATCCATCCCTCCATGATCTTCACAATCCTTTTCTCATGAAGGACATGCTCCCCGGGGTCGACCGGCTGATCGCAGCTGTTTATAAGAAAGAGAAGGTTGTCGTCTACGGGGATTATGATGCCGACGGCATTACCTCTGTTGCCGTCCTGGTCAGATTTCTCCGCGAGATCCAGGCCGATGTCAGTTATTACATTCCCGACCGGATGGAAGAGGGATACGGCCTGAACCAGAAAGCCATCGACAAGATCAAAGACAGCGGCGCGGCATTGATTATCACCGTGGATTGCGGCATTTCCGATCGCGATGAAGTTCTGTACGCCAGTTCCATGGGTCTGGATACCGTTATTCTCGATCACCACGAAGTTTCCGGACCTCTTCCCAAGGCAGTGGCCGCGATAAACCCCAAAAGGCCTGATGACTCTTTTCCCATGAAGCACCTAGCCGCCGTGGGCATCGTTTTCAATTTCCTGATCGCCCTTCGGGGAAGCCTCAGGAAAAACGGATTTTGGCACAATAAACCGTATCCCAATTTAAAGGAATACCTCGATCTTGTCGCCTTGGGCACGATCGGCGACATCTGCCCGATGATCGATGAAAACAGGATTTTTTGCCGGGTTGGTCTTGAGCTTCTTACGGAAGGAAAAAGGGCGGGCATTCGGGCGCTGAAAGAAATCAGCGGGCTGGAGAGCTCAACGGTTGATTCCGAGAAGGCCTCCTTTTCCCTGATTCCTCGAATCAATGCCGCCGGCAGGGTTGGATTGCCTGAAGAAGCGGTGGAATTGCTTTTAAGCGACTCCGTTGTCGAAACAAGGGAACTGGCGTTAAAACTGGAAAATTATAACCGGAAACGCAGAGCCCTGGAAAAAGCCATTCTGGATGACATTATTGACAACATTGAAAATACAACCGACTCCCGGAACAGAACCGCGTTCGTTCTGGCCTCCGACAAATGGCATCCCGGTGTCATCGGGATTGTGGCTTCAAAAATCGCCGATCGCTACGATCGCCCGGCAATATTGATCAGCCTGAAGGATGGCGTCGGAAAGGGTTCAGGTAGAAGCATCGCAAATTTCAACATCTTTCAGGGATTGAAAGAATGTGAAGACTGTCTGATCTCCTACGGCGGTCACCGCTATGCAGCCGGCATTTCCATTCTGGAAGAAGACATCGAAAAATTTTCCGATCTGCTGGATGAAATTGTCCGGGAAAATCTGCAGCAATCGGATTCCGTCTCTGCGACGGTTATTGAGGCGCAGTGTCACCTGAACGATATTACCCATGAACTGCTGTCCCAGATGGAGCTGCTTGCCCCCTTTGGAAGCAGGAACCCCGAACCGGTCCTCTGTGTGAGGAATGTCAACTTCTTATCGCCTTCGATTGTGGGGAAGAATCATCTCCGGATGCGCGTTTCGGAATCCGGCGTGTCCCGCAATACGATCTGGTTCAGCCAGGGACATTTTATTCATGATCTTAACGATTCGTCCCTTGATATCGCCTTCACGCCTCAGATCAACTACTGGAACGGCTCCTCGGACATCCAATTGAAGATGAAGGATATCGCAATAAGCGGGAACTGA